One window of Corynebacterium sp. P3-F1 genomic DNA carries:
- a CDS encoding phosphatidylinositol mannoside acyltransferase → MASDEGSDEGIVAQRLAAAGYIAGWKVVRHLPPRTAAALFNAGADLASDQGRGAEMLRRNLTRVVGAENVTRALVRDSMRSYARYWNEAFRLPAIAGDPELLARLDAGVHGRERLDETLSRGRGLILTLPHSGNWDMAGMWLVSRYSGFATVAERLRPEALFDAFVAYRESLGFEVLAATGSDVPPYERLREVLADGGIVCLMGERDMTPRGVPVSFFGEETTLPAGPAKLAIDTGAGLHVAHSWFTGTAADPDWGHSVSPALQVTDVAETTQRIADGFAANIAAHPADWHALQPMWPADRAGRKR, encoded by the coding sequence ATGGCGTCGGACGAGGGTTCCGACGAGGGCATTGTCGCCCAGCGTCTCGCCGCGGCCGGGTACATCGCTGGTTGGAAAGTCGTGCGTCACCTACCGCCCCGGACGGCGGCTGCGTTGTTCAACGCGGGTGCGGATCTCGCTTCGGATCAGGGGCGCGGGGCAGAAATGCTGCGCCGGAACCTCACGCGCGTCGTCGGGGCGGAGAACGTCACGCGAGCGCTCGTCCGCGATTCGATGCGCTCGTACGCGCGGTACTGGAACGAAGCATTCCGCCTTCCCGCGATCGCGGGCGATCCGGAACTGCTCGCGCGGCTTGATGCCGGTGTCCACGGACGCGAACGCCTCGACGAGACTCTCTCGCGCGGCCGGGGGCTGATTCTCACCCTCCCGCATTCGGGCAACTGGGACATGGCCGGAATGTGGCTCGTCTCCCGCTACAGCGGTTTCGCCACCGTCGCGGAACGGTTGCGCCCGGAGGCGCTTTTCGACGCGTTCGTGGCCTACCGCGAGAGTCTCGGCTTCGAAGTTCTCGCCGCGACGGGCTCTGATGTTCCCCCGTACGAACGCTTGCGGGAAGTGCTCGCCGATGGCGGCATTGTGTGCCTGATGGGGGAGCGCGATATGACGCCGCGGGGCGTCCCGGTGTCGTTTTTCGGTGAGGAAACGACGCTGCCGGCGGGGCCAGCGAAATTGGCCATCGATACCGGTGCAGGCCTGCACGTGGCTCATTCCTGGTTCACCGGCACCGCCGCGGATCCTGATTGGGGGCACTCGGTGTCGCCGGCCCTTCAGGTGACGGATGTGGCCGAGACCACTCAGCGCATCGCCGACGGTTTCGCTGCGAATATCGCCGCCCATCCGGCGGACTGGCATGCCCTGCAGCCAATGTGGCCCGCCGACCGCGCGGGGCGAAAGCGGTGA
- the secD gene encoding protein translocase subunit SecD: MQPPGWIEQVNEESSYVTSKTAGRRPAREGGSKRAWPKRALALFALILVTTYALVFLTGDREATPKLGIDLRGGTRVTLVPQGEEPTKEQLDQARTILENRVNGMGVSDANVVVDGNTLVITVSGEDSADVRNIGQTSQLMFRPVAQPNQQADVVSFPQVMQDMANRWVEYRVISKDDAQATMQQFADTFNQQVDALNKAQEEQGGEGQTTTNVEPIEVPQITSEPKPEPDNSLEAADFRQEATAMLREDRQSEDPTKLQAASWLMKCTPAEPERPAPVDPLAGTDDPARPLVACDSNSGQPLLLDPVPLLQGVEDPNGPRLTGSEIDTNRPITGGFNSQTGQMEINFAFKQDGEHNGSSTWAELTAAMLQQQIAITLDSQVISAPQIQSPTPVGSTTSITGQFTQEEAENLANNLRYGALPLSFAGENGEPGGTALTVPPSLGIASLKAGIIAGLVGLALVSIFVFVYYRLYGLISLFTLFAAGALVYGALVLLGRWIGYTLDLSGVAGLIIGIGTTADSFVVLYERIKDEVRRGRTFRSATMNGWDRAKGTIVTGNMVTLIGAVVIYFLAVGEVKGFAFTMGLTTVFDLLVTFLVTAPLMILASRSAFWAKPSVNGMGKAFEAGRSKPVAARTKKRAAASSVVASEHSAPAEPAAANGTTTVVADRIGAEPFDTDNDAVTPTAPREEEK, translated from the coding sequence ATGCAACCGCCTGGGTGGATAGAGCAGGTTAATGAGGAGAGCTCGTACGTGACTTCGAAAACAGCAGGTAGGCGACCAGCCCGCGAGGGAGGATCGAAGCGGGCTTGGCCCAAGCGCGCACTCGCGCTGTTCGCACTCATTTTGGTGACCACTTACGCTCTCGTGTTCCTTACGGGGGACCGTGAGGCGACGCCGAAACTGGGTATCGACCTTCGTGGTGGTACCCGCGTCACGCTCGTGCCGCAGGGTGAAGAGCCGACAAAGGAACAGCTGGACCAGGCACGCACCATTCTTGAGAACCGCGTGAACGGCATGGGTGTCTCGGACGCGAACGTGGTCGTTGACGGCAACACGCTCGTGATCACTGTTTCGGGCGAGGATTCCGCAGACGTCCGAAACATCGGTCAGACATCCCAGTTGATGTTCCGTCCGGTGGCTCAACCCAACCAGCAGGCGGACGTGGTGTCTTTCCCGCAGGTGATGCAGGACATGGCTAACCGCTGGGTCGAGTACCGTGTTATCTCCAAGGATGATGCTCAGGCGACGATGCAGCAGTTCGCTGACACGTTCAACCAGCAGGTGGACGCGTTGAACAAGGCGCAAGAGGAACAGGGTGGCGAAGGCCAGACGACGACCAACGTGGAGCCAATTGAGGTCCCGCAGATCACGTCGGAACCGAAGCCGGAGCCGGATAACAGCCTCGAGGCGGCAGATTTCCGCCAAGAAGCGACAGCGATGCTGCGGGAGGACCGCCAGTCTGAGGATCCGACGAAGCTGCAGGCTGCGTCATGGTTGATGAAGTGCACGCCTGCTGAGCCTGAGAGGCCCGCTCCGGTCGACCCCTTGGCCGGTACTGACGATCCGGCCCGTCCTCTCGTTGCCTGCGATTCGAACTCGGGTCAGCCTCTGCTCCTCGACCCGGTTCCGCTGCTTCAGGGCGTCGAGGATCCCAACGGTCCGCGTCTGACGGGTAGTGAGATTGACACGAACCGTCCGATAACCGGCGGATTCAACTCTCAGACCGGCCAGATGGAGATCAACTTCGCGTTCAAGCAGGACGGAGAGCACAACGGCTCGTCCACGTGGGCGGAGCTTACTGCCGCGATGCTGCAGCAGCAGATCGCCATCACTCTGGACTCTCAGGTGATTTCCGCGCCGCAGATCCAGTCTCCGACACCGGTGGGCTCGACCACCTCGATCACCGGCCAGTTCACTCAGGAGGAAGCGGAGAATCTGGCTAATAACCTCCGTTACGGTGCGCTCCCGCTGTCCTTCGCCGGCGAGAACGGCGAGCCCGGCGGCACGGCTCTGACGGTTCCGCCGTCATTGGGCATTGCGTCGTTGAAGGCAGGCATCATTGCGGGCTTGGTCGGTCTGGCTCTCGTTTCCATCTTCGTCTTTGTGTACTACCGCCTGTACGGTCTGATTTCGCTGTTCACGTTGTTCGCCGCAGGTGCACTCGTGTATGGCGCTCTCGTTCTTCTGGGCCGGTGGATCGGCTACACGCTCGACCTTTCGGGGGTGGCCGGTCTGATTATCGGTATTGGTACAACTGCGGACTCGTTTGTGGTTCTCTATGAGCGCATCAAGGACGAAGTGCGCCGCGGAAGGACTTTCCGTTCAGCGACGATGAATGGTTGGGATCGCGCCAAGGGCACCATTGTCACAGGCAATATGGTCACGCTGATCGGTGCAGTTGTGATTTATTTCCTGGCTGTCGGCGAGGTCAAGGGCTTCGCGTTCACCATGGGCCTGACCACAGTCTTTGACCTCTTGGTCACGTTCCTGGTCACCGCACCGCTGATGATTCTGGCCTCCCGCAGCGCGTTTTGGGCCAAGCCCTCGGTCAACGGTATGGGCAAGGCGTTCGAGGCTGGCCGCTCCAAGCCGGTTGCGGCACGCACAAAGAAACGCGCCGCAGCTTCGTCTGTGGTCGCCTCGGAGCATTCCGCACCGGCGGAGCCAGCGGCCGCGAACGGAACCACCACGGTTGTCGCCGACAGGATCGGCGCAGAGCCGTTTGACACGGACAATGACGCCGTCACGCCCACGGCACCCAGGGAAGAGGAGAAATAA
- the ruvC gene encoding crossover junction endodeoxyribonuclease RuvC, whose protein sequence is MGIDPGLTRCGLSVLQTGKGRQVIPVAVGVVRTPSDAELPERLLRLSNAVNDWLDDYAPDVIAMERIFERSNVSTVMHTAHAVGVMVLAAAQRDIPVYMYTPSEVKKAISGNGRADKKQMTAMITRILGLGAPPKPADAADALAIAVCHCWRAPLLARTQAAAALTGRRSQGL, encoded by the coding sequence ATGGGGATCGACCCGGGGCTTACCCGGTGCGGTCTTTCTGTGCTGCAGACCGGCAAGGGCCGGCAGGTGATTCCTGTGGCGGTCGGTGTGGTGCGCACTCCGTCGGACGCGGAGTTGCCGGAACGTCTTCTGCGGTTGTCAAATGCCGTGAACGATTGGCTCGATGACTACGCGCCGGATGTCATCGCAATGGAGCGAATCTTCGAGCGCAGCAACGTGTCCACCGTGATGCACACCGCGCACGCTGTGGGCGTCATGGTGCTCGCCGCCGCGCAGCGGGACATTCCGGTCTATATGTACACCCCGTCCGAAGTGAAGAAAGCGATCTCAGGCAACGGTCGGGCGGACAAGAAACAGATGACTGCCATGATCACGCGCATTCTCGGTTTGGGGGCGCCGCCGAAACCAGCGGACGCCGCTGATGCGCTGGCTATTGCTGTCTGTCACTGCTGGCGTGCCCCGTTGCTCGCGCGCACTCAAGCTGCTGCTGCGTTGACTGGAAGAAGGAGTCAGGGACTGTGA
- the ruvB gene encoding Holliday junction branch migration DNA helicase RuvB: MSDVEKTEFELPADLARQVNSPVDANEHTGEQDFEKSLRPKSIDEFIGQPKVREQLGLVLTGAKKRNVTPDHILLSGPPGLGKTTMAMIVAQELGTSLRMTSGPALERAGDLAAMLSNLMEGDVLFIDEIHRIARPAEEMLYMAMEDFRIDVIVGKGPGATSIPLEIPPFTLVGATTRAGMLTGPLRDRFGFTAQMEFYGVEDLTHVITRAASILGVEIEHDAAVEIGSRSRGTPRIANRLLRRVRDWAEVNGDGTVTVEAAQQALDVFDVDELGLDRLDRAVLDSLIRSHGGGPVGVSTLAIAVGEEPSTVEEVCEPYLVRAGLMARTGRGRVATAAAWHHLGMTPPPEAPGQLHLY; the protein is encoded by the coding sequence ATGTCTGATGTGGAGAAGACAGAATTCGAACTTCCGGCGGACCTGGCCCGGCAAGTGAACTCTCCGGTGGATGCGAATGAGCACACCGGGGAACAAGACTTTGAGAAATCCCTGCGCCCCAAGTCCATCGACGAGTTCATCGGTCAACCGAAGGTGCGCGAGCAGCTTGGCCTGGTACTCACCGGAGCTAAGAAGCGCAACGTCACCCCCGATCACATTCTGCTTTCCGGGCCGCCGGGGCTGGGAAAGACCACGATGGCGATGATCGTGGCGCAGGAACTCGGGACGTCGCTACGCATGACCTCCGGTCCTGCACTCGAGCGTGCTGGCGATCTGGCAGCGATGCTGTCGAACCTGATGGAAGGCGACGTGCTCTTCATCGACGAGATCCACCGTATTGCGCGTCCGGCCGAGGAAATGCTCTACATGGCCATGGAGGATTTCCGCATCGACGTCATTGTAGGCAAGGGGCCAGGCGCAACCTCGATTCCCCTGGAAATCCCGCCCTTCACTCTCGTGGGCGCGACCACTCGAGCGGGCATGCTCACGGGCCCGTTGCGCGACCGCTTCGGTTTCACAGCGCAGATGGAGTTCTACGGTGTCGAGGATCTGACGCACGTGATCACGCGCGCAGCCTCGATTCTCGGGGTCGAGATCGAGCATGATGCGGCCGTGGAGATCGGTTCACGTTCGCGTGGCACCCCGCGCATTGCCAACCGTCTTCTGCGCCGTGTCCGTGATTGGGCGGAGGTCAACGGTGACGGGACGGTCACGGTCGAGGCGGCGCAGCAAGCGCTGGATGTCTTCGACGTGGATGAGCTCGGGCTGGACCGGCTCGACCGGGCGGTGCTGGACTCTTTGATCCGCAGCCATGGCGGCGGACCTGTCGGTGTGTCCACGTTAGCCATCGCGGTGGGGGAGGAACCATCCACCGTGGAGGAAGTGTGCGAACCGTACCTCGTGCGCGCCGGCCTCATGGCCCGCACAGGTCGCGGCCGCGTGGCCACCGCTGCCGCATGGCACCATCTCGGAATGACACCTCCGCCGGAGGCGCCGGGACAGTTGCACCTCTATTAA
- the ruvA gene encoding Holliday junction branch migration protein RuvA, which translates to MIDSLNGEVVSIGLDHGVIECGGVGYRFLATPPTLGRLTRGEKARVLTTLVVKEDAMTLYGFTDDDAREMFHRLTTVTGLGPKLALAALSVFEPAELAGHITAGDSKTIQSIPGVGKKMADRLVLELKDKLAGVYAAQPGAAALTAAPQNQDTSLATEQVVEALVGLGFPEKSSRAAVDAVIAESPAPDAVATVDSSALLRDALNRLGKK; encoded by the coding sequence GTGATTGATTCACTCAACGGCGAGGTTGTTTCCATCGGGCTGGATCACGGGGTGATCGAATGTGGCGGAGTCGGATACCGTTTCTTGGCCACACCGCCGACACTCGGCCGGTTGACACGGGGTGAGAAAGCGCGTGTGTTGACCACCCTGGTGGTCAAGGAAGATGCCATGACCCTCTACGGTTTCACGGACGATGATGCCCGCGAAATGTTCCACCGCCTCACAACGGTGACCGGGCTCGGCCCCAAACTGGCGTTGGCCGCGCTGTCGGTGTTTGAACCGGCGGAGCTTGCTGGACACATCACCGCGGGGGACTCGAAGACGATCCAGTCGATCCCGGGGGTGGGCAAGAAGATGGCCGACCGTCTGGTGTTGGAGCTGAAAGATAAGCTGGCCGGGGTGTATGCAGCGCAGCCGGGCGCGGCCGCGCTGACGGCGGCTCCTCAGAACCAGGACACGTCCTTGGCTACCGAGCAGGTGGTGGAAGCGCTCGTCGGGCTCGGCTTCCCGGAGAAGAGCTCCCGAGCAGCCGTTGACGCTGTGATTGCGGAGTCCCCGGCCCCGGATGCCGTGGCGACCGTGGACTCGTCGGCGTTGCTCCGCGATGCGCTCAACCGATTAGGTAAGAAGTAG
- the pgsA gene encoding phosphatidylinositol phosphate synthase: protein MLSLHGRKPAATVAEPVAKLFLRLGLTPNAVTVLGTLATIAAAVALIPTGHLVWAAVLTAFFAAFDMIDGTMARLKGGGTAFGATLDASCDRLSDGALFGAIVYWLVYVEHADRAAVAVTLVVLALSQTISYIKARAEAGGLKVNGGLIERPERLILAVGGLFLEGLGVHLALETAMWILALGSVFTVVQRLLKASRDPKAGQRIAPPAGVPDPGAAR, encoded by the coding sequence ATGCTCAGTCTTCACGGGAGAAAACCGGCGGCGACGGTGGCAGAGCCCGTCGCAAAGCTCTTTTTGCGCCTTGGTCTCACCCCGAATGCCGTGACGGTCTTGGGCACGCTTGCCACCATCGCTGCTGCCGTTGCGCTCATTCCTACCGGCCACCTGGTGTGGGCGGCTGTGCTCACCGCGTTCTTCGCCGCATTCGACATGATCGACGGCACGATGGCGCGGCTCAAAGGCGGCGGAACAGCGTTCGGTGCGACACTCGACGCATCGTGCGACAGGCTTTCCGACGGCGCCTTGTTCGGCGCTATCGTGTACTGGCTCGTCTATGTCGAGCATGCTGACCGGGCAGCTGTCGCTGTGACGCTGGTGGTGCTGGCGCTGTCCCAAACGATAAGCTACATCAAGGCGCGCGCCGAAGCGGGCGGTTTGAAGGTCAACGGCGGGCTGATCGAACGGCCCGAGCGGCTCATTCTCGCTGTTGGCGGGCTGTTCCTTGAAGGTCTCGGCGTTCACCTCGCTCTGGAGACCGCCATGTGGATCCTCGCCCTAGGCTCCGTCTTCACCGTCGTGCAGCGTCTGCTCAAAGCATCGCGCGATCCGAAGGCGGGCCAGCGCATCGCCCCGCCTGCCGGGGTCCCGGACCCGGGGGCCGCGCGGTAA
- a CDS encoding glycosyltransferase family 4 protein, translating into MRIGMVCPYSFDHPGGVQAHILDLARIMVDRGHDVRIVGPGTRSGSGQGRGELPDYVTVGGRAVPVTYNGSVARISFGPRTFATVRRFLRESEFDVVHIHEPNAPSYSLVALILAEEPVVATYHASASASRALRMARPVLRPALEKIQAGIAVSEMSRRWQVEQLGGDPLLIPNGVDTKRFASARAAMNRGARDVMNRGARGESTDDDRVHIVFLGRYDEPRKGLPVLLEALSMMDETPRVTVIGGGSPVRVGEYEDVEFVGRVSENEKARLLAQADIYVAPNTGGESFGIVLVEAMAAGCAVVASDLEAFADVCGAETAAPAGALFPVGDANALAVTLQKLIRNRALREALAAAGSERARLYDWDVVADRVEAVYEAVAGGQGSVQ; encoded by the coding sequence GTGCGTATTGGCATGGTGTGCCCGTATTCCTTCGATCATCCAGGCGGGGTTCAAGCTCATATTCTTGACCTTGCGCGGATAATGGTGGACCGGGGCCACGATGTCAGGATTGTGGGGCCAGGTACCCGCTCCGGTTCGGGCCAGGGCCGTGGCGAGCTGCCGGACTATGTGACCGTGGGCGGCAGGGCCGTTCCCGTGACATACAACGGTTCAGTGGCCAGGATCTCCTTCGGGCCACGGACCTTCGCTACCGTGCGTCGCTTTCTGCGCGAAAGTGAATTCGACGTCGTGCACATCCATGAACCGAATGCCCCCAGCTATTCACTTGTGGCGTTGATTTTGGCCGAGGAGCCGGTCGTGGCTACGTATCATGCATCTGCGTCAGCGTCGCGCGCCTTGCGGATGGCCCGACCTGTGCTCCGGCCTGCACTGGAGAAGATCCAGGCGGGCATTGCCGTTAGCGAGATGTCGCGCCGCTGGCAAGTTGAGCAACTTGGCGGCGACCCGCTTCTGATTCCCAACGGGGTGGACACGAAACGCTTCGCGTCCGCGCGGGCAGCTATGAATAGGGGTGCGCGGGACGTTATGAATAGGGGTGCGCGGGGCGAGAGCACCGATGATGACAGGGTGCACATCGTCTTCCTGGGGCGGTACGACGAACCCCGCAAAGGCCTTCCGGTCCTGCTGGAGGCTCTGTCCATGATGGACGAGACTCCTCGCGTGACAGTCATCGGCGGAGGTTCCCCGGTCCGCGTCGGGGAGTACGAGGACGTGGAGTTTGTCGGACGCGTCAGCGAGAACGAGAAAGCCCGGCTGCTTGCACAGGCCGACATCTATGTCGCCCCGAATACCGGCGGGGAATCATTCGGCATTGTCCTCGTCGAGGCAATGGCAGCTGGATGTGCTGTGGTGGCCAGTGACCTCGAAGCTTTCGCCGACGTGTGCGGTGCGGAGACGGCCGCACCCGCCGGGGCGCTATTCCCGGTGGGCGACGCGAACGCCCTCGCCGTGACACTGCAGAAACTCATCCGCAACAGGGCACTGCGCGAAGCTCTCGCCGCGGCGGGGTCTGAGAGAGCTCGGCTCTATGACTGGGACGTCGTCGCCGACCGGGTGGAGGCGGTGTACGAGGCGGTCGCTGGCGGACAGGGGAGCGTGCAATGA
- the yajC gene encoding preprotein translocase subunit YajC encodes MEYLLILLVFVLFALPGILLSRTNRKRVEKARAVQAAAQPGDRIITVSGFHGRIVAAGETTVDVELAAGVVATMEREGVYKVLDAQPAEPAEPADPAEAPAEGQQNNVTGSLTGRDPEDEVR; translated from the coding sequence ATGGAATACCTACTGATTCTCCTAGTCTTCGTCCTGTTCGCGTTGCCCGGCATTCTCCTGTCGCGCACGAACCGGAAGCGGGTGGAGAAGGCCCGCGCGGTGCAGGCGGCGGCCCAGCCCGGCGATCGGATCATCACGGTGTCCGGGTTCCATGGCCGGATTGTCGCCGCGGGCGAGACCACTGTGGATGTTGAACTCGCCGCGGGCGTGGTGGCTACGATGGAGCGTGAAGGCGTGTACAAGGTGCTTGACGCCCAACCTGCAGAACCCGCCGAACCCGCAGATCCTGCCGAAGCCCCGGCAGAAGGGCAGCAAAACAACGTCACCGGTAGTCTCACGGGCCGTGACCCGGAGGATGAGGTGCGCTAG
- the secF gene encoding protein translocase subunit SecF yields MSTSLNSATPSPASDGAHQIDTETETATHARGIERLYEGKGAIDFVGRSKLWYTIAVVLVLLSAAAMLLRGFNLGIDFEGGTKMSMPAGDLVAEQVEETFVDATGVTPELTQIVGAGDSRTLEINSEHLSQEQIDSAREAIYNEYKPLDASGDPSPDAIGDSTVSESWGSTITNRMLLSMLIFLVTAAVYVAIRLQRNMAIAAMVALLFDGVVILGIYALFGLEVTPAMIIGLLTVLTFSLYDTVIVFDKVKENTEGILDSRRSTYAEEANLAVNETLMRSISTSVISALPIIALMVVAVWLLGVGTLQDLALIQLIGVVEGVISSLLLATSLLVTLTNAQSKYKEHNKEVAEYRSAKSGGSLIDGTAHPATDLPDGDSAAPATAKRTVSSPWSGHDTSAEQSRHSAATWRPNQN; encoded by the coding sequence ATGAGCACCTCACTGAACTCCGCCACCCCGTCGCCGGCAAGCGACGGCGCACACCAGATCGACACCGAAACTGAGACGGCAACGCATGCAAGGGGCATCGAACGTCTCTATGAAGGCAAGGGCGCCATCGACTTCGTTGGCCGCAGCAAGCTGTGGTACACGATTGCTGTTGTCCTCGTCCTTCTTTCCGCTGCGGCTATGTTGCTGCGCGGTTTCAACCTGGGCATCGATTTCGAGGGCGGCACGAAGATGTCCATGCCCGCGGGCGACCTCGTCGCCGAGCAGGTCGAGGAGACCTTCGTCGACGCCACGGGTGTGACTCCGGAGCTGACGCAAATCGTGGGTGCGGGGGACTCCCGCACCTTGGAGATCAACTCCGAGCACTTGTCGCAGGAGCAGATCGACAGTGCTCGTGAGGCGATCTACAACGAGTACAAGCCGCTCGACGCATCGGGTGATCCGTCTCCGGACGCTATCGGTGATTCCACGGTTTCCGAGTCGTGGGGCTCGACGATCACCAACCGGATGCTGCTGTCCATGCTGATCTTCCTGGTCACCGCCGCGGTTTATGTCGCAATCCGTTTGCAACGCAACATGGCCATTGCGGCGATGGTCGCGCTGCTTTTCGACGGTGTGGTCATCCTCGGCATTTACGCCCTGTTCGGTCTCGAGGTCACCCCGGCGATGATCATCGGTCTGCTGACCGTCTTGACCTTCTCCCTTTATGACACCGTGATCGTCTTCGACAAGGTCAAAGAGAACACCGAAGGCATTCTGGATTCACGCCGGTCCACATATGCGGAAGAGGCGAACCTCGCGGTTAATGAAACACTGATGCGCTCTATCTCCACCTCGGTGATTTCGGCGTTGCCGATCATCGCACTCATGGTCGTGGCTGTGTGGTTGCTCGGTGTGGGCACATTGCAGGACCTCGCACTGATTCAGCTCATCGGCGTCGTCGAGGGTGTCATCTCCTCTCTGTTGCTCGCGACATCCCTCCTGGTCACTCTGACGAACGCGCAAAGCAAGTATAAGGAGCACAACAAGGAGGTCGCCGAGTACCGCTCGGCAAAGAGCGGGGGCTCGCTTATCGACGGCACCGCTCATCCCGCCACCGATCTGCCTGATGGAGATAGTGCTGCCCCTGCTACTGCCAAGCGCACTGTTTCCTCCCCGTGGAGCGGGCACGACACATCGGCAGAGCAGTCCCGCCATTCGGCCGCGACGTGGCGTCCGAATCAGAACTAA
- a CDS encoding YebC/PmpR family DNA-binding transcriptional regulator, with product MAGHSKWATTKHKKAANDAKRSKLWAKMIKDIEVAARTGGGDPAGNPTLDDMMKKAMKASVPKDNIERARKRGSGEEAGGSNWEDVTYEGYGPNGVAMLIQCLTDNRNRAATDVRTAMTKNGGNLGESGSVAYMFSRKGVNTVAKGDLTEDDLLLAVLEAGAEEVNDLGDQFEVVSEATDLYPVRDALREAGIEVEDTEQDFRASVEVDLDLESAKKLEKLIDALEDADDVQNVYTNMTVSDEVAEALADE from the coding sequence ATGGCAGGCCACTCAAAATGGGCTACTACCAAGCACAAGAAAGCCGCTAACGACGCGAAACGCTCTAAGCTGTGGGCGAAAATGATCAAGGACATCGAGGTCGCGGCGCGCACTGGTGGCGGTGACCCGGCGGGTAACCCCACGCTCGACGACATGATGAAGAAGGCCATGAAGGCCTCTGTCCCGAAAGACAACATTGAGCGTGCGCGCAAGCGCGGCTCCGGCGAGGAAGCTGGCGGCTCCAACTGGGAGGATGTCACATACGAGGGATACGGCCCGAATGGTGTGGCCATGCTCATCCAGTGCCTGACCGATAACCGCAATCGCGCGGCCACCGATGTCCGCACCGCGATGACCAAGAACGGTGGCAACCTGGGCGAATCCGGTTCCGTGGCCTACATGTTCAGCCGCAAGGGCGTGAACACTGTGGCCAAGGGTGACCTGACCGAGGACGACCTGCTCCTGGCGGTGCTCGAGGCGGGTGCTGAGGAAGTCAATGATCTCGGCGATCAGTTTGAGGTCGTTTCTGAGGCGACCGATCTGTACCCCGTGCGCGACGCGTTGCGTGAGGCGGGCATCGAGGTCGAGGACACCGAGCAGGACTTCCGCGCTTCGGTCGAGGTCGATCTGGACCTGGAGAGCGCAAAGAAGCTGGAGAAGCTTATCGACGCGTTGGAGGATGCCGACGACGTCCAGAACGTCTACACCAACATGACTGTGTCGGACGAGGTCGCGGAGGCTCTGGCCGACGAGTAG
- a CDS encoding acyl-CoA thioesterase II, giving the protein MQFDIPSIDDILNLEQLDDNVFRGASVYSGLQRTYGGQVAAQALSAATKTVGEEKLVHSLHSYFIRPGQSDRDIVFVVNRVRDGHSFSTRIVDAVQGGKTIFSLEASFHITDDEGIEHSDKMRAVPDPENVVPLEETDGPLKFFSMWSKDWDVRVVPDDEFEHNPYTPSQQVVWFKSKRQLPDDQTFHICTLAYMSDLTLLHSALVPHRGHKVQMASLDHAMWFMRPFRADEWMLYDQVSPSAHGARALTQGRIFDRQGNLVAMTVQEGLTRTLKEGGVAFS; this is encoded by the coding sequence ATGCAATTCGATATTCCCAGCATCGACGACATTCTGAACTTGGAGCAGCTGGACGACAATGTCTTCCGCGGCGCAAGCGTTTACTCCGGTTTGCAGCGCACCTACGGCGGTCAGGTGGCGGCACAAGCGCTGTCCGCCGCCACGAAAACGGTTGGTGAGGAAAAACTCGTGCACTCCCTGCACAGTTATTTCATCCGCCCGGGGCAATCAGACCGGGATATCGTCTTCGTGGTCAACCGCGTGCGCGACGGCCATAGCTTCTCCACCCGCATCGTCGACGCTGTCCAGGGCGGGAAGACGATCTTCTCGCTCGAGGCGAGCTTCCACATCACCGACGATGAAGGGATCGAGCACTCAGACAAGATGCGCGCCGTGCCGGATCCTGAGAACGTCGTACCGCTCGAAGAGACGGACGGGCCGTTGAAGTTCTTCTCTATGTGGTCGAAGGACTGGGATGTCCGGGTGGTTCCGGACGATGAATTCGAACACAACCCGTACACGCCGAGCCAGCAGGTTGTGTGGTTCAAATCCAAGCGCCAGCTCCCGGACGACCAGACTTTCCACATCTGCACGTTGGCGTACATGTCCGACCTAACTCTGCTGCACTCCGCGCTTGTTCCGCACCGCGGCCACAAGGTTCAAATGGCGTCCCTCGACCACGCGATGTGGTTCATGCGCCCCTTCCGCGCCGACGAGTGGATGCTGTACGACCAAGTGTCCCCCTCTGCCCACGGCGCGCGCGCTCTCACACAAGGCCGTATCTTCGACCGCCAGGGCAATCTTGTGGCCATGACCGTCCAAGAAGGTCTTACGCGCACGCTGAAAGAAGGCGGCGTCGCCTTTTCCTAA